A stretch of Vibrio aphrogenes DNA encodes these proteins:
- the nth gene encoding endonuclease III — MNNEKRRLILERLRENNPNPQTELNWSTPFELLIAVLLSAQATDVSVNKATDKLYPVANTPEAILALGVDGLKQYIKTIGLFNSKAENTIKTCKILIEKHQSQVPEDRAALEALPGVGRKTANVVLNTAFGWPTIAVDTHIYRVSNRTKFAMGKTVDDVEAKLLKVVPKEFKLDVHHWLILHGRYTCIARKPRCGSCIIEDLCEFKDKVYPEE, encoded by the coding sequence ATGAATAACGAAAAACGTCGATTGATCCTTGAAAGGTTACGTGAAAATAATCCAAACCCGCAAACAGAGCTTAATTGGTCGACGCCTTTTGAGCTCTTAATTGCGGTGTTATTATCCGCACAAGCCACCGATGTCAGTGTCAATAAAGCCACCGACAAGCTCTACCCTGTTGCCAATACTCCTGAAGCAATTTTGGCATTAGGGGTTGATGGGCTAAAACAATACATCAAGACTATTGGTTTATTTAATTCCAAAGCCGAAAACACCATCAAAACTTGCAAGATCTTGATTGAAAAGCATCAAAGTCAAGTGCCAGAAGATCGTGCGGCCTTAGAAGCCTTACCTGGCGTTGGACGAAAAACCGCGAATGTGGTCTTAAATACCGCTTTTGGCTGGCCAACCATCGCCGTGGATACGCATATTTATCGTGTTAGCAATCGCACCAAATTCGCCATGGGTAAAACGGTCGATGATGTTGAAGCCAAATTACTCAAAGTGGTCCCAAAAGAATTCAAACTCGATGTGCATCATTGGTTAATTTTACATGGCCGCTACACTTGCATTGCTCGTAAGCCCCGTTGCGGTAGCTGCATTATCGAAGATTTATGCGAATTTAAAGACAAGGTTTATCCTGAAGAATAA
- the gloA gene encoding lactoylglutathione lyase: MSNGRILHTMVRVGDLDRSIEFYTKVLGMQLLRKNENTEYQYTLAFVGYGDESQGAVIELTYNWGTSEYDLGTGYGHIALGFDDIYAACDAIKAAGGTVTREPGPVKGGTTHIAFVKDPDGYMIELIQRDQMSAGLEG, translated from the coding sequence ATGTCGAATGGAAGAATTTTACATACTATGGTTCGAGTAGGCGATTTAGATCGTTCTATCGAGTTTTATACCAAAGTTCTAGGCATGCAGTTACTGCGTAAAAATGAAAATACCGAATATCAATACACCTTAGCTTTCGTTGGTTACGGTGATGAATCTCAAGGTGCGGTAATCGAATTAACCTATAACTGGGGTACTTCTGAATACGATCTTGGTACAGGTTATGGTCACATTGCACTTGGTTTTGATGATATCTACGCAGCATGTGATGCGATCAAAGCCGCCGGCGGTACAGTGACTCGTGAACCGGGCCCAGTAAAAGGCGGCACCACCCACATCGCGTTCGTAAAAGATCCTGATGGCTATATGATTGAGTTAATTCAACGTGATCAAATGTCCGCTGGTTTAGAAGGCTAA
- the rnt gene encoding ribonuclease T, whose protein sequence is MTDINEALTLKHRFRGYFPVVIDVETAGFNAQTDALLEICAVTLAMDDKGDLYPASTIQFNVEPFEGANLEKEALEFTGIRDPYSPLRGAVSEAEALKEIFKLVRKEQKAADCSRAIMVAHNANFDLSFVMAAAERSKLKRIPFHPFATFDTAALSGLAYGQTVLAKACRAAGFEFDNQAAHSALYDTQITAKLFCNIVNKWKALGGWPVVSEEE, encoded by the coding sequence ATGACCGACATAAATGAAGCTTTGACCCTAAAACACCGCTTTCGTGGCTATTTCCCTGTTGTTATCGATGTAGAGACCGCGGGTTTTAATGCTCAAACCGATGCGTTACTTGAAATCTGTGCCGTTACTTTGGCTATGGATGACAAGGGCGATTTGTACCCTGCCTCGACAATTCAATTTAACGTGGAGCCTTTTGAGGGAGCAAATTTAGAGAAAGAAGCTCTTGAATTTACCGGAATTCGTGATCCTTATAGCCCACTAAGAGGGGCCGTGAGTGAGGCAGAAGCATTAAAAGAAATTTTCAAATTAGTACGTAAAGAGCAAAAAGCGGCAGATTGCAGTCGCGCCATCATGGTCGCTCATAATGCTAATTTTGATCTCAGCTTTGTTATGGCGGCCGCTGAACGCAGCAAATTAAAGCGCATTCCTTTTCATCCTTTTGCCACTTTTGATACCGCCGCGCTAAGTGGCTTAGCTTATGGGCAAACGGTATTAGCGAAAGCCTGCCGTGCAGCCGGGTTCGAATTTGATAATCAAGCCGCCCATTCTGCTCTCTATGATACCCAAATCACCGCTAAGCTGTTTTGCAATATTGTCAATAAGTGGAAAGCACTTGGTGGCTGGCCTGTGGTTTCAGAAGAAGAATAA
- a CDS encoding Na+/H+ antiporter family protein — translation MNPVVISVCLMLALSVFRVNVVIALTLSAITGGLLAHMSLNDTIAAFQAGLGDGAEIALSYALLGAFAVALSQTGITDLLSNAVIKRVHGKENQSASNALKYAIFGALFIMAIFSQNVIPVHIAFIPIIVPPLLSAFNKMNIDRRMVACILTFGLVTPYMTLPIGFGGIFLNDILLPALQSNGLTTATASQIPVAMFIPACGMIFGLLVSVLFTYRKPRTYTPEQNTEQSVQQQGIDKKAVIVAVISIIATLSAQLYSGSMIVGALVGFIILSFGKPFQTSQDNFTRGVQMMAMIGFIMISANGFASVMKATGGVETLVAFLQESMSGHKAIAAFMMLIVGLLITMGIGSSFSTIPIIATIYVPLAISFGFSPAATIALVGTAAALGDAGSPASDSTLGPTSGLNADGQHDHIKDSVIPTFLHYNIPLVIFGWIAAMVL, via the coding sequence ATGAATCCTGTCGTTATATCCGTTTGCTTGATGCTGGCTTTGTCAGTATTCCGAGTCAACGTCGTTATTGCTTTAACTTTAAGCGCCATAACCGGTGGCTTACTAGCACACATGTCACTTAATGATACCATTGCCGCCTTTCAAGCCGGTTTAGGTGATGGTGCTGAAATTGCATTAAGCTATGCTTTACTTGGTGCATTTGCCGTTGCACTGTCACAAACAGGCATTACCGATCTTCTTTCCAATGCAGTGATAAAACGTGTCCACGGCAAAGAAAATCAAAGCGCTTCAAATGCTTTAAAGTACGCGATTTTTGGCGCTCTCTTTATCATGGCTATTTTTTCACAAAACGTCATTCCCGTGCATATTGCGTTCATTCCTATCATTGTTCCGCCGCTACTTTCAGCATTTAATAAAATGAATATCGACCGCCGCATGGTCGCTTGTATTCTTACCTTTGGTCTTGTAACGCCATACATGACGCTGCCCATTGGTTTTGGTGGCATCTTCTTAAATGATATTTTGTTACCCGCACTACAAAGCAATGGCTTAACCACCGCCACCGCTTCACAAATTCCTGTGGCAATGTTTATTCCAGCTTGTGGGATGATTTTTGGTTTATTAGTCAGCGTGTTATTTACTTACCGCAAACCTCGCACTTATACTCCAGAGCAAAATACTGAGCAAAGTGTTCAACAACAAGGTATTGATAAGAAAGCCGTGATCGTTGCTGTGATCAGTATTATTGCGACTTTATCGGCTCAGCTTTATTCTGGCTCTATGATTGTCGGTGCGCTAGTCGGTTTCATTATTTTATCTTTCGGTAAACCATTCCAAACTAGCCAAGATAACTTTACTCGTGGCGTCCAAATGATGGCGATGATTGGCTTCATTATGATTTCAGCCAATGGATTTGCGAGTGTCATGAAAGCTACCGGCGGTGTTGAAACACTGGTTGCCTTCTTACAAGAAAGCATGAGTGGTCATAAAGCCATTGCCGCATTCATGATGTTGATTGTTGGTTTGTTGATCACCATGGGTATTGGTTCATCCTTCTCTACCATTCCTATCATCGCGACCATTTATGTTCCGCTGGCAATTTCATTTGGTTTCTCTCCGGCAGCCACTATTGCGCTTGTCGGCACTGCCGCTGCATTAGGAGATGCCGGTTCGCCCGCCTCAGACTCAACCTTAGGCCCAACTTCTGGTTTGAATGCCGATGGTCAGCATGATCACATTAAAGATTCGGTGATCCCAACCTTCTTACATTACAACATTCCGCTTGTGATCTTTGGTTGGATTGCAGCGATGGTACTGTAA
- a CDS encoding DsbA family protein yields MKAILYYIHDPMCSWCWGYKPTWDKLKAALPSQVTVTPLLGGLAPDNTEPMSVAMQQNLQQIWRQIEAKLGTRFNHEFWRQASPVRTTYPACRAVIAAQMQQQGEAMNEAIQQAYYLRAMTPHTEATHTLLAKELGLDVEQFLIDRKSERVEQEFARQRAQCQALGIASFPTLVLQAGEQYHLLELDYLSEVTTLNHIQAILNTL; encoded by the coding sequence ATGAAAGCCATTTTATATTACATCCATGATCCCATGTGCAGCTGGTGCTGGGGATATAAGCCAACATGGGATAAATTAAAAGCCGCGTTACCAAGTCAAGTTACTGTTACGCCGTTATTAGGAGGACTTGCGCCAGATAATACTGAACCGATGTCAGTGGCTATGCAGCAGAACCTACAACAGATCTGGCGACAAATTGAAGCTAAATTAGGGACTCGGTTTAATCATGAGTTTTGGCGTCAAGCAAGTCCAGTGCGTACTACGTATCCGGCTTGTCGCGCGGTGATCGCCGCTCAAATGCAGCAGCAAGGTGAAGCGATGAATGAAGCGATTCAGCAAGCGTATTATTTAAGGGCAATGACACCGCATACGGAAGCAACTCATACGCTATTAGCCAAAGAGTTAGGACTGGATGTTGAACAATTTTTAATAGACAGGAAAAGTGAGAGGGTAGAACAAGAGTTTGCTCGCCAAAGGGCACAATGTCAGGCTCTTGGCATCGCTTCATTTCCAACATTAGTATTACAGGCTGGTGAGCAGTATCATTTACTGGAACTGGATTATTTGTCTGAAGTCACGACGTTAAATCACATTCAAGCCATCTTGAATACACTATAA
- a CDS encoding Grx4 family monothiol glutaredoxin codes for METIDKIKQQISENAILLYMKGSPKLPSCGFSSQAAQALMSCGEKFAYVDILQNPDIRAELPKYAQWPTFPQLWVEGELVGGCDIIIEMFQKGELQTLIKEAASRVPADEE; via the coding sequence ATGGAAACTATCGATAAAATTAAACAACAAATTTCTGAAAATGCCATTTTGCTATACATGAAAGGCTCACCAAAATTGCCTAGCTGTGGTTTTTCTTCTCAAGCGGCGCAAGCACTGATGTCTTGTGGTGAGAAGTTTGCTTATGTAGATATTCTACAAAACCCTGATATTCGTGCAGAGTTGCCAAAATATGCGCAATGGCCAACCTTCCCACAGCTTTGGGTTGAAGGCGAGTTAGTTGGTGGTTGTGACATTATTATTGAAATGTTCCAAAAAGGTGAGCTGCAAACGCTTATCAAAGAAGCTGCTTCTCGTGTACCTGCTGACGAAGAGTAA
- the sodB gene encoding superoxide dismutase [Fe], giving the protein MAFELPALPYAKDALEPHISAETLDYHHGKHHNTYVVKLNGLIPGTEFEGKSLEDIIKTSTGGIFNNAAQIWNHTFYWHCLAPNAGGEPTGAVAEAIKQQFGSFEDFKAKFTDAAINNFGSSWTWLIKKADGSLDIVNTSNAATPLTEEGVTPLLTVDLWEHAYYIDYRNVRPDYMNGFWSLVNWSFVEENLIK; this is encoded by the coding sequence ATGGCATTTGAATTACCAGCCCTGCCTTACGCAAAAGATGCACTAGAACCACACATCTCAGCAGAAACTTTAGATTACCACCACGGTAAGCACCACAACACTTACGTTGTAAAACTAAATGGCCTAATTCCAGGTACTGAGTTTGAAGGTAAGTCACTTGAAGACATCATCAAAACTTCAACCGGTGGCATCTTCAACAATGCGGCACAAATCTGGAACCACACTTTCTACTGGCACTGCCTAGCACCAAATGCAGGTGGCGAACCAACAGGTGCAGTTGCAGAAGCGATCAAACAACAGTTTGGTTCTTTTGAAGACTTCAAAGCAAAATTTACTGATGCAGCAATCAATAACTTCGGCTCTTCTTGGACTTGGCTTATCAAGAAAGCTGATGGCTCTTTAGATATTGTGAATACGTCTAACGCAGCAACGCCTCTCACTGAAGAAGGTGTGACTCCACTACTAACTGTAGATCTATGGGAACACGCTTACTACATCGATTACCGTAACGTACGTCCAGATTACATGAATGGTTTCTGGTCTTTAGTTAACTGGTCATTCGTTGAAGAAAACCTAATCAAATAA
- a CDS encoding SDR family oxidoreductase, giving the protein MNINNSVVVITSAGSHLGQNLAQHFLSLNANVILVDNNQTALNQALQHCQAYASHVFPYHLDDESFESVQPLFSSINQHFDKGIDVLINLYPSLPCPSLFKDETIDSYSYQFSKLAATMLCFSKLAAKQMLTNQKRGVIVNLSSQTQDAFVQSSSLIAEFTQNWAQELMPFNIRVAGILPPRSGHHSRQRSWAKRNEELIRNTEYIVQNDYFSGRVLDSY; this is encoded by the coding sequence ATGAACATAAATAATTCAGTCGTAGTGATCACATCCGCAGGCTCTCATTTAGGTCAAAACTTAGCACAACATTTTCTTTCCCTTAATGCCAACGTCATTTTAGTCGATAACAATCAAACGGCGCTAAACCAAGCACTGCAACATTGTCAGGCATATGCTTCTCATGTCTTCCCATATCATCTTGATGATGAAAGCTTTGAAAGTGTCCAACCTTTATTTTCCTCTATTAATCAACATTTTGATAAAGGTATCGACGTGCTAATAAACCTATACCCTAGCCTACCTTGCCCTTCTTTATTCAAAGATGAAACCATTGATAGCTACAGTTATCAATTTTCCAAGCTTGCCGCCACGATGTTGTGTTTTAGTAAGTTGGCAGCCAAACAAATGCTAACCAATCAAAAACGTGGGGTTATCGTCAATTTATCTAGTCAAACTCAAGACGCTTTTGTTCAGTCATCTTCTTTGATTGCTGAGTTTACTCAAAATTGGGCGCAGGAATTAATGCCTTTTAATATTCGAGTCGCTGGCATTTTACCTCCTCGCTCAGGCCATCATTCTAGGCAGCGTAGTTGGGCAAAAAGAAATGAGGAGTTGATCCGCAATACCGAGTATATCGTACAAAATGATTACTTCAGTGGGCGAGTGCTTGATTCTTATTAA
- the adhE gene encoding bifunctional acetaldehyde-CoA/alcohol dehydrogenase, translated as MPVTNLAELDALVARVQAAQKEFATYSQEQVDKIFRAASLAANQARIPLAQQAVAESGMGIIEDKVIKNHFASEFIYNKYRDEKTCGILEEGTDTITIAEPVGIICGIVPTTNPTSTAIFKSLISLKTRNGIIFSPHPRAKNSTNDAAKLVLEAAVAAGAPKDIIGWIDQPSVELSNALMKHDGINLILATGGPGMVKAAYSSGKPAIGVGAGNVPVVIDETADIKRAVASVLMSKTFDNGVVCASEQAVIVMDEVYEEVKERFASHKGYVLSKAEADKVRKVLLINGNLNADIVGQPAVKIAELAGVKVPADTKVLIGEGGVVSHDDEFAHEKLSPTLGMFRASSFENAVEQAVTMVEIGGIGHTSGLYTNQDTNAERIKYFGDKLKTARILINIPTTHGGIGDLYNFNVAPSLTLGCGSWGGNSISENVGPKHLINKKTVAKRAENMLWHKLPKSIYFRRGSLPVALTDLEGKKRAFLVTDRFLFNNGYADEIVSLLKAQGMEVQTFFDVEADPTLSVVEKGAAQMQSYQPDVIIALGGGSPMDAAKIMWVMYEHPETHFEELSMRFMDIRKRIYKFPKMGAKAELVCVTTTSGTGSEVTPFAVVTDDRTGAKYPLADYELTPNMAIVDANLVMNMPKSLTAFGGYDAITHALEAYVSVLANEYSDGHALQALKMLKEYLPSSYQNGAADPIAREKVHNAATIAGMSFANAFLGVCHSIAHKLGAEFHIPHGLANALMISNVIRFNANDNPTKQTAFSQYDRPQARRRYAEVADHLGLSQAGDRTAQKIERLLAWLDDVKKDLDIPMSIQEAGVNEADFFAKVDELAVDAFDDQCTGANPRYPLIKELKEVLIASFYGKAYIEGETFEGTTVIKKTEEPKKVAKKK; from the coding sequence ATGCCTGTAACTAACTTAGCTGAGCTAGATGCTTTAGTCGCACGCGTTCAAGCAGCACAGAAAGAGTTTGCTACTTATTCTCAAGAGCAAGTTGATAAAATCTTCCGTGCCGCGTCTTTAGCTGCTAACCAAGCACGTATTCCTCTAGCGCAGCAAGCGGTAGCCGAATCTGGCATGGGTATTATTGAAGACAAAGTAATCAAAAACCACTTTGCATCTGAATTTATCTACAACAAATACCGCGATGAAAAAACGTGTGGCATCCTTGAAGAAGGCACTGACACGATTACTATCGCAGAGCCAGTCGGCATTATTTGTGGTATCGTCCCAACTACTAACCCAACGTCAACAGCAATCTTCAAATCTCTTATCTCTCTAAAAACTCGTAACGGCATTATCTTCTCACCACACCCACGTGCAAAAAATTCAACTAATGATGCGGCAAAATTAGTTCTTGAAGCAGCTGTGGCTGCGGGCGCTCCAAAAGACATCATTGGCTGGATTGACCAACCTTCAGTTGAATTGTCTAACGCACTGATGAAGCACGATGGTATCAACCTTATCCTTGCAACTGGTGGTCCAGGCATGGTTAAAGCGGCTTACTCTTCAGGTAAACCAGCTATCGGTGTAGGTGCAGGTAACGTTCCTGTGGTTATCGATGAAACAGCTGACATCAAACGTGCGGTTGCTTCTGTTCTTATGTCAAAAACATTCGACAACGGCGTAGTATGTGCATCTGAGCAAGCTGTTATCGTAATGGACGAAGTATACGAAGAAGTAAAAGAGCGTTTTGCTTCTCATAAAGGTTACGTTCTATCTAAAGCGGAAGCGGATAAAGTACGTAAAGTACTACTTATCAACGGCAACCTAAATGCTGACATCGTAGGTCAACCAGCAGTTAAAATTGCTGAATTAGCGGGCGTTAAAGTGCCAGCTGACACTAAAGTGTTAATCGGTGAAGGTGGCGTAGTCAGCCATGACGACGAGTTCGCTCATGAGAAACTGTCTCCAACTCTAGGCATGTTCCGCGCGTCTTCTTTCGAAAATGCAGTAGAGCAAGCCGTGACTATGGTTGAAATCGGCGGTATCGGTCATACCTCTGGTCTTTATACAAACCAAGACACCAATGCTGAACGTATTAAATACTTTGGCGACAAATTAAAAACAGCTCGTATTCTTATCAATATCCCAACGACTCACGGTGGTATCGGTGATTTATACAACTTCAACGTTGCACCATCGCTAACACTAGGTTGTGGTTCATGGGGTGGTAACTCTATCTCTGAAAACGTAGGTCCAAAACACCTAATCAACAAGAAAACTGTTGCTAAGCGAGCTGAGAATATGTTGTGGCATAAACTTCCAAAATCAATCTACTTCCGTCGTGGCAGCCTACCCGTTGCATTGACTGATTTAGAAGGTAAAAAACGCGCATTCCTAGTCACTGACCGTTTCTTATTCAACAACGGTTATGCTGATGAAATCGTAAGCCTACTGAAAGCGCAAGGTATGGAAGTGCAAACGTTCTTTGACGTAGAAGCGGATCCAACGCTATCTGTTGTTGAAAAAGGTGCAGCACAAATGCAAAGCTATCAACCAGACGTGATCATTGCGCTAGGCGGTGGTTCACCAATGGATGCAGCGAAAATCATGTGGGTTATGTACGAGCACCCAGAAACGCACTTTGAAGAACTATCAATGCGCTTTATGGATATCCGTAAACGTATCTACAAGTTCCCTAAAATGGGCGCAAAAGCTGAACTAGTCTGTGTAACGACGACTTCTGGTACAGGTTCTGAAGTTACACCATTCGCTGTGGTAACTGATGACCGTACTGGTGCGAAGTACCCACTAGCGGATTACGAGTTAACACCAAACATGGCGATCGTTGATGCGAACCTTGTGATGAACATGCCGAAGTCTCTAACAGCGTTTGGTGGTTACGATGCAATCACTCACGCACTAGAAGCTTATGTTTCAGTACTTGCCAACGAATACTCAGATGGTCACGCTCTGCAAGCTCTTAAGATGCTGAAAGAATACCTACCATCAAGCTACCAAAATGGTGCGGCTGACCCAATCGCTCGTGAAAAAGTACATAATGCGGCGACAATCGCAGGTATGTCATTTGCAAACGCCTTCCTAGGTGTGTGTCACTCAATTGCTCACAAACTGGGTGCTGAGTTCCACATTCCACACGGTCTAGCGAACGCATTGATGATCTCGAACGTTATCCGTTTCAACGCGAACGATAACCCAACTAAACAAACGGCATTCTCTCAATACGACCGCCCACAAGCACGTCGTCGTTATGCTGAAGTTGCCGATCACCTAGGCTTAAGCCAAGCAGGTGACCGTACTGCACAGAAAATTGAGCGTCTATTAGCTTGGTTGGATGACGTGAAGAAAGACTTGGATATTCCAATGTCAATTCAAGAAGCCGGTGTTAACGAAGCTGATTTCTTTGCGAAAGTCGATGAATTAGCGGTTGATGCGTTTGATGACCAATGTACTGGTGCAAACCCACGTTACCCTCTAATTAAAGAGCTTAAAGAAGTCCTTATCGCTTCTTTCTACGGTAAAGCCTACATTGAAGGTGAAACGTTTGAAGGTACGACTGTGATTAAGAAAACAGAAGAACCTAAAAAAGTCGCTAAGAAAAAATAA
- a CDS encoding YchE family NAAT transporter: MTSIEFAIYLQFFLGLVAAVNPIGIMPVFVSLTGHMSPEEKNKTATTANIAVAIILIASLLCGQLLLDMFSVSLDSFRIAGGLLLISIAFSMMSGKLGEDKQNKQERTEYISREQIGVVPLAMPLMAGPGAISSTIVYGSRYPTLLETVGIIITIMVFCFCSWLLYRSAPFIVRFLRQTGINVITRIMGLILAALGVEFIVTGVRNLVQGLM, encoded by the coding sequence ATGACCTCCATCGAATTTGCCATTTATTTACAATTTTTCCTCGGGCTAGTCGCTGCAGTAAATCCCATAGGTATTATGCCGGTGTTTGTGTCATTAACTGGCCACATGTCACCAGAAGAAAAAAATAAAACGGCGACTACAGCCAATATTGCGGTGGCGATTATCTTAATTGCTTCATTACTTTGCGGACAATTACTACTGGATATGTTCAGTGTGTCTCTCGATTCGTTCCGAATTGCTGGTGGGTTGCTATTAATCAGTATCGCTTTTTCCATGATGAGCGGTAAACTTGGTGAAGATAAACAAAACAAACAAGAACGCACCGAATACATTAGCCGAGAACAAATCGGTGTGGTGCCGCTTGCAATGCCTTTAATGGCTGGCCCGGGCGCAATCAGTTCAACCATTGTATATGGCTCTCGATACCCAACCCTACTTGAAACCGTTGGCATCATCATTACGATTATGGTTTTTTGCTTTTGTTCTTGGCTTTTATATCGTTCCGCTCCTTTTATCGTGCGCTTTTTAAGACAAACGGGCATTAACGTGATTACTCGTATCATGGGTCTTATTCTTGCAGCCTTAGGCGTTGAATTTATTGTGACAGGTGTACGAAACTTAGTTCAGGGCTTAATGTAA
- a CDS encoding ion transporter, translating into MNQESLKHRLYVIIFGTHTAAGRRFDILLILAIFSSLTVLILDSVPYFATSWQREFDFLEYFFTALFTLEYILRLYCSPKPSAYAKSFYGVIDLLAILPTYLAFFFPSASFIGIIRLLRVMRIFRILKLVRFLQDSNLLVRTLAMSQRKILIFFSAVAILVTIFGALMFVIEGPENGFTSIPRGIYWAIITITTVGYGDVVPQTPLGQGVAALTMLLGYSILAVPTGIITAELNQEMKAHRTLVLCPNCTKPGHETDALFCKHCGSELADPDKRVVPVKDPDTNHTN; encoded by the coding sequence ATGAATCAAGAATCATTAAAACATCGACTCTATGTCATCATATTTGGCACTCACACCGCAGCGGGCCGCCGTTTTGATATCTTATTAATCCTTGCTATTTTTAGTTCATTAACGGTACTGATCCTTGATTCAGTACCGTATTTTGCTACGAGCTGGCAACGAGAATTTGATTTCCTTGAATACTTTTTTACCGCACTGTTCACTCTCGAATATATATTGCGCTTATATTGCTCACCTAAACCCAGTGCCTATGCCAAAAGCTTTTATGGTGTGATTGATTTACTCGCGATCTTACCAACTTATTTGGCTTTCTTTTTCCCATCAGCCAGTTTTATTGGCATCATCCGCTTATTACGCGTCATGCGCATTTTCCGTATCTTAAAGTTGGTACGCTTTTTACAAGACTCTAATTTACTGGTTCGTACGCTCGCGATGTCACAACGAAAGATTTTAATATTTTTCAGTGCGGTTGCGATCTTAGTGACTATTTTTGGCGCACTGATGTTTGTCATTGAAGGACCAGAAAATGGCTTTACCAGTATTCCTAGAGGAATTTATTGGGCCATTATTACCATTACAACGGTAGGATATGGGGATGTCGTACCACAAACTCCACTCGGTCAAGGTGTGGCAGCATTAACGATGTTACTCGGTTATTCCATTTTAGCCGTCCCCACCGGGATCATCACGGCAGAGCTCAATCAAGAAATGAAAGCCCATCGCACATTAGTGTTATGCCCTAATTGCACCAAGCCTGGTCATGAAACTGATGCTCTATTCTGTAAACATTGTGGCAGTGAATTAGCCGATCCCGATAAGCGAGTGGTCCCGGTCAAAGACCCTGATACCAATCACACTAATTAG
- the asd gene encoding aspartate-semialdehyde dehydrogenase, whose product MRVGLVGWRGMVGSVLMQRMVEEKDFDLIEPVFYSTSQVGIPAPVFGQKEAGLLQDAFDIESLKQLDAIITCQGGSYTEKVYPALRQAGWKGYWIDAASTLRMQDDAIITLDPVNLTQIQQGLHSGTNTFVGGNCTVSLMLMGLGGLYEKGMIEWMSAMTYQAASGAGAKNMRELISQMGVINQSVSAEMADPASSILDIDRKVAETIRSSDYPTSEFGAPLAGSLIPWIDVKRDNGQSKEEWKGTVETNKILGLDGNAIVPIDGTCVRIGAMRCHSQALTIKLKQNVPMDEIEDIIASHNDWVKVIPNERDITMQELSPAKVTGTLSVPVGRLRKMAMGDTFLNAFTVGDQLLWGAAEPLRRTLRIILQNR is encoded by the coding sequence ATGAGAGTAGGTTTAGTCGGATGGCGTGGCATGGTGGGTTCAGTACTGATGCAACGCATGGTGGAAGAGAAGGATTTCGACCTCATTGAACCGGTATTTTACAGTACATCTCAAGTGGGCATTCCTGCCCCGGTTTTTGGTCAAAAAGAAGCCGGCTTATTACAAGATGCGTTTGATATTGAAAGCCTCAAGCAACTTGATGCCATTATTACTTGCCAAGGTGGTTCTTACACTGAAAAAGTGTATCCAGCATTGCGCCAAGCGGGATGGAAAGGATATTGGATTGATGCAGCGTCGACATTACGTATGCAAGACGATGCCATCATCACCCTTGATCCTGTCAACCTAACGCAAATTCAACAAGGTCTCCACTCTGGTACTAACACTTTTGTCGGTGGTAACTGTACGGTCAGCTTGATGTTGATGGGCCTCGGTGGTCTATACGAAAAAGGCATGATTGAATGGATGAGCGCGATGACGTATCAAGCTGCTTCAGGTGCTGGTGCGAAAAATATGCGTGAATTGATCTCACAAATGGGTGTGATTAATCAATCGGTAAGCGCAGAAATGGCTGATCCGGCGAGCTCTATTTTGGATATCGACCGCAAAGTGGCAGAGACGATTCGTTCTAGTGACTATCCGACTAGCGAGTTTGGTGCGCCTTTAGCGGGCTCGTTGATTCCATGGATTGATGTCAAACGTGACAATGGTCAAAGTAAAGAAGAGTGGAAAGGCACCGTCGAAACGAACAAGATTTTAGGTTTAGATGGAAATGCCATCGTACCGATTGATGGCACTTGTGTGCGTATTGGTGCCATGCGTTGTCACTCTCAGGCACTCACCATTAAATTGAAGCAAAATGTGCCAATGGATGAAATCGAAGACATCATTGCAAGCCATAACGATTGGGTCAAAGTGATCCCTAATGAGCGTGATATTACGATGCAAGAGCTTTCTCCTGCTAAGGTGACGGGTACTTTGTCTGTTCCGGTTGGTCGTTTACGTAAAATGGCGATGGGGGATACGTTCCTAAATGCCTTTACAGTGGGTGACCAATTGTTATGGGGAGCGGCAGAGCCACTTCGTCGTACATTACGTATTATTTTGCAAAACCGTTAA